In the genome of Gemmatimonadota bacterium, one region contains:
- a CDS encoding response regulator codes for MSSPTTIVLIEDEMPMRRFLRAAFGTEPVELVEAATAREGLAQVAGRRPDLVLLDLGLPDLDGLEVVRRIREWSEVPIIVISARGREGDKVAALDAGADDYLTKPFGVEELQARIRVALRHARRRESPEPVVTVGPIRFDFVAHTVHRDGVELHLTPTEFKLLGALLRHPGRVITHTQLLREVWGLHTDEQVHYLRVYTAQLRRKIEDDPARPHWLLTEPGVGYRFRAE; via the coding sequence ATGAGCTCACCGACGACGATCGTGCTCATCGAAGACGAGATGCCAATGCGGCGCTTTCTTCGCGCCGCCTTCGGCACCGAGCCCGTCGAGCTCGTCGAGGCCGCGACCGCCCGCGAAGGGCTGGCCCAGGTCGCCGGGCGGCGACCGGACCTCGTGCTCCTTGACCTCGGGCTGCCCGACCTCGACGGACTGGAGGTGGTGCGCCGGATTCGCGAGTGGAGTGAAGTGCCGATCATCGTGATCTCGGCGCGCGGCCGTGAAGGCGACAAGGTCGCCGCCCTGGACGCCGGCGCCGACGACTATCTCACGAAACCGTTCGGTGTCGAGGAGCTCCAGGCGCGGATCCGTGTGGCCCTCCGGCACGCGCGCCGTCGGGAATCACCGGAACCGGTGGTGACGGTTGGTCCCATTCGCTTCGACTTTGTGGCGCACACGGTGCATCGCGATGGCGTTGAACTCCATCTGACGCCAACCGAATTCAAGCTGCTCGGTGCGTTGCTGCGACACCCGGGGCGGGTAATCACCCATACCCAGCTGCTGCGCGAGGTGTGGGGGCTGCACACGGATGAACAGGTGCACTATCTCCGCGTCTACACCGCGCAGCTCCGACGCAAGATCGAAGACGATCCCGCGCGACCGCACTGGCTGCTGACGGAGCCGGGGGTGGGATATCGATTCAGGGCGGAGTGA
- a CDS encoding sensor histidine kinase KdpD, with translation MTDASRPDPDALLARMRDAAGRQRRGRLKIFLGASPGVGKTFAMLEAARAMALAGKDVIAGVVETHGRVDTAALLQGLQRLPMIQHAYRGKVLEEFDLDGALALRPALILVDELAHTNVTGSRHAKRWQDVQELLAAGLDVYTTVNIQHIESLNDVVAQITGVTVRETIPDAVLDEADELELVDVSPDVLLERLRAGKVYLPAQAERALEHFFTRGNLMALRELALRRTAQQVDAEMLDWREEAGIRRAVPAGERVLVAIPASPDAPRLVRAGWRLATALRAECLVLHVETVEVRRASAPDRSAVVEALRLAEELGARAQTVTGIDVGAELIAWAHEENVTRLVVGRAHGASWTRRFRRSPVDRLLAAQEGIDVHVLALREGPVTRAEEARLSLWRGSVGEYGVALMWVTVAAGFGFVVRDVLSTTDIAMGFLLSVAFAGGRSRPGPGIAAAIASIALFDFAFVPPYYTFAVSDGRYFVTFVVMLLVAIAVSRLTSRSREQAIAARARERQTGALLELAKELALATAPAFVAEAVSRRIRDSIGAEVAVLVTGAGDTLELAAPSAITLDDKELTVARWARDRRESAGFGTATLPTATAFWAPLAVAEGAVGALGVRPKTGELLRAPERRQFLDAVAGQAALALERLRLMQRTQHDQVEIEGERLRTALLSSLSHDLRTPLAAVEGAATTLRRDLDALDPATREDLLTTILEEARRMGRLISNLLDMVRVESGSLQVQREWQSVEEVIGVALLRVDNALAGLRVAVEVPADLPLLRVDGLLIEQVLVNLLENAVRYGSAGKEITVWAHRTGDAVEIGVADRGPGVAAAELDRIFEKFHRGAGASAGGIGLGLAICRAIIAAHGGTIYAELRDGGGLQVIIRLPLPGDQPAPVPEAVA, from the coding sequence ATGACCGATGCGTCCCGCCCAGACCCCGATGCGTTGCTTGCCCGGATGCGCGACGCGGCGGGGCGTCAGCGACGCGGTCGCCTGAAGATCTTCCTCGGAGCATCGCCCGGTGTCGGCAAGACCTTCGCGATGCTTGAGGCTGCCCGGGCGATGGCGCTCGCCGGGAAGGACGTGATTGCGGGTGTCGTGGAGACCCATGGCCGCGTCGACACCGCTGCCCTGCTTCAGGGCCTTCAGCGCCTTCCCATGATCCAGCACGCCTATCGTGGCAAGGTGCTGGAGGAGTTTGATCTCGATGGAGCGCTCGCCCTCCGACCGGCATTGATCCTCGTCGACGAGTTGGCACACACGAACGTCACCGGCTCGCGCCACGCCAAACGCTGGCAGGACGTGCAGGAGCTGCTCGCTGCCGGACTCGACGTCTACACCACCGTCAACATTCAGCACATCGAGTCGCTGAACGACGTCGTGGCGCAGATCACCGGCGTGACAGTGCGCGAGACGATTCCCGATGCGGTGCTCGATGAGGCCGACGAACTCGAACTCGTCGATGTCTCGCCCGATGTCCTGCTCGAGCGGCTCCGTGCCGGCAAGGTCTACCTTCCGGCGCAGGCGGAGCGCGCGCTGGAACATTTCTTCACTCGCGGCAACCTGATGGCACTGCGCGAGCTGGCGCTTCGCCGCACCGCGCAGCAGGTCGATGCCGAGATGCTCGACTGGCGCGAAGAGGCCGGAATCCGGCGTGCCGTGCCAGCTGGCGAGCGGGTGCTCGTGGCGATTCCGGCGAGCCCCGATGCGCCGCGGCTGGTTCGTGCGGGTTGGCGGTTGGCCACCGCGCTGCGCGCCGAGTGTCTGGTCTTGCACGTCGAGACGGTCGAAGTCCGCCGGGCGTCGGCTCCGGATCGCAGCGCCGTCGTCGAGGCGCTGCGACTCGCGGAAGAACTCGGCGCTCGCGCCCAGACGGTCACCGGCATTGATGTCGGGGCCGAGCTCATCGCCTGGGCCCACGAGGAGAACGTGACCCGCCTGGTCGTGGGTCGGGCGCATGGTGCGAGCTGGACGCGACGCTTCCGCCGCTCGCCCGTAGATCGATTGCTCGCGGCGCAAGAGGGGATCGATGTCCACGTCCTCGCGTTGCGCGAGGGTCCGGTTACACGCGCGGAGGAGGCGCGGCTCTCGCTCTGGCGAGGATCGGTCGGCGAGTACGGCGTTGCCCTGATGTGGGTGACGGTGGCCGCAGGATTCGGCTTCGTCGTGCGCGATGTGCTCTCGACCACCGACATCGCGATGGGATTTCTGCTCTCGGTTGCGTTTGCGGGTGGGCGGTCTCGCCCCGGCCCTGGCATCGCCGCCGCCATCGCGTCGATTGCCCTGTTTGATTTTGCATTCGTCCCGCCGTACTACACCTTCGCCGTGAGCGACGGTCGCTACTTCGTGACCTTTGTCGTGATGCTGCTGGTCGCCATCGCGGTCTCGCGCCTCACTTCGCGCAGCCGCGAGCAGGCGATCGCCGCACGTGCGCGCGAGCGTCAGACCGGTGCGCTCCTGGAACTCGCCAAGGAACTCGCGCTTGCCACTGCCCCGGCGTTTGTCGCCGAGGCCGTCAGTCGACGGATCCGTGATTCGATCGGCGCCGAGGTCGCCGTGCTCGTCACGGGAGCAGGCGATACGCTGGAGCTGGCGGCGCCATCCGCCATCACCCTTGACGACAAGGAACTCACCGTGGCGCGCTGGGCGCGAGATCGCCGCGAGAGTGCCGGCTTCGGCACTGCAACCTTGCCGACGGCCACCGCGTTTTGGGCACCCCTGGCCGTCGCGGAGGGCGCCGTCGGCGCGCTCGGTGTCAGGCCGAAGACGGGTGAGCTGTTGCGTGCACCAGAGCGCCGGCAGTTTCTCGACGCTGTCGCGGGTCAGGCGGCTCTCGCACTGGAGCGCTTGCGGCTGATGCAACGTACCCAGCACGACCAGGTCGAAATCGAAGGCGAACGGCTCCGGACGGCGCTGCTCTCGTCCCTCTCGCACGATTTGCGCACGCCACTCGCGGCTGTCGAGGGCGCCGCGACGACGCTGCGCCGCGATCTCGACGCCCTGGATCCCGCAACACGTGAAGATTTGCTCACCACCATTCTCGAAGAGGCGCGTCGGATGGGGCGCCTGATCAGCAACTTGCTGGATATGGTGCGAGTCGAGTCAGGCTCGCTGCAGGTCCAGCGCGAGTGGCAATCCGTGGAGGAAGTCATCGGGGTGGCGCTCCTCCGGGTGGACAATGCGCTCGCGGGGTTGCGGGTAGCAGTGGAGGTGCCGGCCGATCTTCCCTTGCTCCGCGTCGATGGACTGCTGATCGAACAAGTCCTCGTCAATCTGCTCGAGAACGCCGTGCGCTACGGCAGCGCGGGGAAGGAGATCACCGTATGGGCGCATCGCACCGGCGACGCCGTCGAGATCGGTGTCGCCGATCGCGGACCGGGGGTTGCTGCGGCAGAGCTCGACCGGATCTTCGAGAAGTTCCATCGCGGCGCCGGTGCTTCCGCCGGCGGGATTGGCCTGGGGCTCGCGATCTGCCGGGCGATCATCGCAGCGCACGGTGGGACGATCTATGCTGAGTTGCGGGACGGTGGCGGACTCCAGGTGATCATCCGGCTTCCGCTGCCGGGCGATCAGCCGGCCCCCGTCCCCGAGGCGGTGGCATGA
- a CDS encoding porin, which produces MRSMRFVPLLLLAAPLVGQQQAPQVSLGAFIDSYYAWDTGQPLSFDRAFTTQAVRHNEFNINLAHIEATVASERVRGRLALQAGTSVQANYAGEPTIGSNSGPSLARHIQEAVAGVRVAPALWVDAGIYFSHIGQESWISRDNPTYTRSFTADYTPYYSTGVKATWAASSKVTAQLHLINGWQNISENNSGKAVGARIDWAVGPKFSLGWASYLGSEPPDGATRNFQQLMATWRPDSGLTIWATADAGWQRLNGGRRATWGSVTIIGEARLSATSALALRVERYLDRDGVLIPVAVAGGFDVTSASAGLNVRLPEGVQWRTEGRWYRSGGAIWPDGAATSRNSAALVTSLSLTLRDHPSGQ; this is translated from the coding sequence ATGAGATCCATGCGGTTCGTCCCGCTCCTCCTGCTGGCCGCACCACTGGTCGGTCAACAACAAGCGCCGCAGGTGAGTCTCGGCGCCTTCATCGATAGCTACTACGCCTGGGATACCGGTCAGCCCCTCAGCTTCGATCGCGCCTTCACGACGCAGGCCGTGCGGCACAACGAGTTCAACATCAATCTCGCGCATATCGAGGCGACGGTCGCTAGCGAGCGGGTTCGCGGGCGGCTTGCCTTGCAGGCTGGCACGTCGGTGCAAGCGAACTACGCTGGCGAACCAACCATCGGCAGCAACAGTGGGCCCTCCTTGGCACGGCATATCCAGGAAGCGGTGGCCGGGGTGCGCGTTGCCCCCGCCTTGTGGGTCGATGCCGGGATCTACTTCTCGCATATCGGTCAGGAATCATGGATCTCGCGAGACAACCCGACCTATACCCGCTCATTCACTGCGGACTACACGCCGTACTACTCCACCGGAGTGAAGGCCACCTGGGCGGCCAGCTCGAAGGTGACCGCCCAGCTGCACCTGATCAACGGGTGGCAGAACATCAGTGAGAACAACAGCGGCAAGGCGGTTGGCGCCAGGATCGACTGGGCGGTTGGACCGAAGTTTTCGCTCGGCTGGGCCTCCTACCTCGGCAGTGAGCCACCCGATGGAGCGACCCGGAACTTCCAGCAGTTGATGGCCACCTGGCGTCCCGACTCGGGCCTGACGATCTGGGCCACTGCCGACGCCGGGTGGCAACGCCTGAATGGTGGACGGCGGGCAACGTGGGGAAGCGTGACGATCATCGGCGAGGCACGACTCTCGGCGACGAGTGCATTGGCGCTTCGGGTGGAACGGTATCTCGATCGTGACGGGGTGCTCATTCCTGTTGCCGTGGCCGGAGGCTTCGACGTGACCTCCGCGTCCGCGGGGCTCAATGTCCGGTTGCCGGAAGGAGTGCAGTGGCGGACGGAAGGACGCTGGTACCGGAGCGGCGGCGCGATCTGGCCGGATGGGGCGGCCACGTCGCGAAACAGCGCGGCATTGGTGACCTCGCTCTCCCTCACACTACGCGACCACCCTTCCGGGCAGTAA
- the kdpC gene encoding potassium-transporting ATPase subunit KdpC, with translation MRKELRPALLLFLLLSLLTGVVYPLAVSGIARLAFPGAAAGSLISHNGAVVGSALIGQTFTGAEWFHGRPSATGSGEYNGAASSGSNLGPINPGLLDTLAARAISLRAENHIVGGKLPVDLLTSSASGLDPHISPASALLQVRRIAARRGLAEAVVADLVAQHTEARQLGVLGEPRVNVLQLNLALMQLTAGARQ, from the coding sequence GTGCGCAAGGAACTTCGTCCTGCACTGCTGCTCTTTCTGTTGCTCTCGCTGCTCACTGGCGTCGTCTATCCGCTGGCCGTCAGTGGTATCGCCCGGCTCGCCTTTCCCGGCGCGGCGGCAGGATCACTCATTTCGCACAACGGCGCAGTGGTCGGGTCGGCCCTGATCGGCCAGACATTCACGGGGGCGGAGTGGTTCCACGGCCGACCGTCGGCTACAGGGAGCGGTGAATACAACGGCGCGGCCTCGTCGGGATCCAATCTCGGTCCGATCAACCCTGGCCTCCTCGACACCCTCGCCGCCCGGGCGATCTCCCTCCGGGCGGAGAACCACATCGTTGGAGGCAAACTCCCCGTGGACTTGCTCACCTCGTCGGCGAGTGGGCTCGATCCGCACATCTCGCCGGCCTCGGCGCTGTTGCAGGTCCGCCGGATTGCTGCCAGGCGTGGCCTCGCCGAAGCAGTCGTTGCCGACCTGGTGGCGCAACACACCGAGGCACGGCAGCTGGGCGTTCTTGGTGAACCGCGCGTCAACGTGCTGCAGCTTAATCTTGCGCTGATGCAACTCACTGCCGGAGCTCGGCAATGA
- the kdpB gene encoding potassium-transporting ATPase subunit KdpB encodes MSTHHAPARLFDPALIVTAIGDAFKKLHPRTQLRNPVMFTVWVGSVLVTILAVAGLFGTRDAPVGFTIAIAIWLWFTLLFANFAEAMAEGRGRAQAAALRRTRSEAMARHLPNPADRLTVRAVHASALRKGDVVIVAADELVPGDGEVIEGVASVDESAVTGESAPVIRESGGDRSAVTGGTRVLSDWIIVRISVDPGESFLDRMIGLIEAAKRQKTPNEIALDILLAALTIVFLLVVVTLRPFSEFAVLTSGQGTAVSLTVLVALLVCLIPTTIGALLSAIGIAGMDRMLRKNVVARSGRAVEAAGDVDVLLLDKTGTITIGNRQATAFVPAPGVAESELAEAARLASMADETPEGRSIVTLATERLGTEARPQTDSVTIPFSATTRMSGVDIGERQVRKGAADAVERFVVQAGGYLTDPVRGAVAEIARSGGTPLLVADGARVLGVVRLKDIVKGGIRERFDELRRMGIKTVMITGDNPLTAAAIAAEAGVDDYLAEATPEAKLALIREYQAGGRLVAMTGDGTNDAPALAQADVAVAMQSGTQAAREAGNLIDLDSNPTKLIEIVETGKQMLITRGALTTFSLSNDVAKYFAIIPAAFAATYPALGRLDVMRLASPTSAVLSAVIFNALIIVVLIPLALRGVAWRPASAAALLRRNLLVYGLGGLVAPFAGIKLIDLALVALHLT; translated from the coding sequence ATGAGCACCCATCATGCACCGGCCAGGCTCTTCGACCCGGCGCTGATCGTTACCGCGATCGGCGATGCGTTCAAGAAGCTCCATCCTCGCACCCAGTTGCGGAACCCGGTGATGTTCACCGTGTGGGTTGGGAGCGTTCTCGTCACCATTCTGGCCGTGGCGGGCCTCTTCGGTACGCGCGACGCCCCGGTCGGCTTCACGATCGCAATTGCGATCTGGCTCTGGTTCACCCTCCTCTTTGCCAACTTCGCCGAGGCAATGGCGGAAGGCCGCGGCCGGGCCCAGGCCGCAGCGCTTCGTCGCACGCGATCGGAAGCGATGGCGCGGCATCTCCCGAATCCGGCCGATCGCCTGACCGTGCGCGCCGTCCACGCGAGCGCCCTGCGCAAGGGTGATGTGGTGATCGTGGCGGCCGATGAACTCGTGCCGGGCGATGGCGAAGTCATCGAAGGCGTCGCCTCGGTCGACGAGAGCGCGGTGACCGGCGAGAGCGCGCCGGTGATCCGCGAATCAGGCGGTGACCGGAGCGCTGTCACAGGCGGGACGCGGGTGCTCTCCGACTGGATCATCGTCAGGATCTCGGTGGATCCCGGTGAGTCCTTCCTGGACCGGATGATCGGGCTCATCGAAGCGGCCAAGCGGCAGAAGACCCCCAACGAGATCGCGCTCGATATCCTGCTCGCGGCCCTGACGATCGTCTTCCTGCTCGTCGTGGTCACCTTGCGGCCGTTCTCCGAGTTTGCGGTACTGACATCGGGGCAGGGGACTGCAGTCTCGCTTACCGTGCTGGTGGCGCTGCTCGTGTGCCTGATCCCTACTACGATCGGCGCGCTCCTCTCGGCCATCGGCATCGCCGGCATGGACCGGATGCTGCGCAAGAACGTCGTTGCGCGATCCGGCCGGGCGGTCGAGGCAGCCGGCGATGTGGATGTGCTGCTGCTAGACAAGACCGGCACGATCACCATCGGCAACCGGCAGGCGACCGCGTTCGTGCCCGCACCGGGCGTGGCCGAATCGGAACTGGCCGAGGCCGCGCGACTCGCCTCGATGGCGGACGAAACCCCTGAAGGGCGCAGTATCGTAACCCTCGCCACCGAGCGCCTGGGCACTGAGGCCCGGCCGCAGACCGACTCGGTGACGATTCCATTCAGCGCCACGACGAGAATGAGTGGTGTCGACATCGGCGAGCGTCAGGTTCGAAAGGGCGCTGCGGATGCGGTGGAACGCTTCGTGGTGCAGGCCGGTGGGTATCTCACCGACCCCGTGCGTGGTGCCGTGGCCGAGATCGCCCGGAGTGGTGGCACGCCCTTGCTCGTGGCGGACGGCGCACGCGTGCTCGGCGTGGTCCGGCTCAAGGACATCGTGAAGGGCGGCATTCGTGAGCGCTTCGATGAACTGCGCCGCATGGGGATCAAGACCGTGATGATCACCGGTGACAATCCCCTCACTGCCGCCGCAATCGCGGCCGAGGCCGGCGTCGACGACTATCTCGCCGAGGCCACACCGGAGGCGAAGCTTGCGCTGATTCGCGAGTACCAGGCCGGCGGTCGTCTGGTCGCGATGACCGGCGACGGCACCAATGACGCGCCAGCGTTGGCACAGGCCGATGTGGCGGTTGCCATGCAGTCTGGCACCCAGGCGGCGCGCGAGGCCGGCAACCTGATCGATCTCGATTCGAATCCGACCAAGCTCATCGAGATTGTCGAGACCGGCAAGCAGATGCTGATCACGCGTGGAGCGCTCACCACGTTCTCGCTGTCAAATGACGTCGCCAAATATTTCGCCATCATCCCGGCGGCCTTCGCAGCGACCTACCCGGCACTCGGGCGCCTCGACGTCATGCGACTCGCCTCGCCCACGAGCGCGGTGCTCTCGGCCGTGATCTTCAACGCACTGATCATTGTCGTGCTCATTCCACTCGCGCTGCGCGGGGTTGCCTGGCGTCCGGCGAGCGCCGCGGCGCTGCTTCGACGCAATCTGCTGGTATATGGCCTCGGTGGGCTCGTGGCGCCCTTTGCGGGCATCAAGCTCATCGACCTGGCGCTGGTTGCGCTTCACCTGACCTGA
- the kdpA gene encoding potassium-transporting ATPase subunit KdpA, producing the protein MTANAWLQTGVFLIVVVGLGWPLGTHLARVLSGERTFLSRLTDPLDRWLLAVAGVDPDDEMSWGRYATALLLFSGAGLVVVFLMQLMQGMLPLNPDHLPGVGSALAFNTAVSFVTNTNWQSYGGETTLSYLTQMLALGVQNFVSAAAGIAVMAALLRGFARHSTPTIGNFWADLVRITTKVLLPLALLLAVVLVSQGVVQTFDGARTAITLESGAKQAIAVGPVASQVAIKQLGTNGGGFFNVNSAHPFENPTPFSNLLELVSILLIPVACCFTLGLMVRDKRQGRAIFAAMAVIFALAIAVTVPAEQRGTPALAAAGAELAASDLQSGGNMEGKEVRFGITNSALWAVTTTAASNGSVNAMHDSFTPIGGMVPMILMQLGEVVFGGVGSGLYGMLLFALVTVFIGGLMVGRTPEYLGKKIEAYEMKMVMVAILIPALAVLAGTALGAALPAGRAGILNPGAHGFSEILYAFSSASNNNGSAFAGLTANSDFYNILLGLAMLAGRFMVAVPVLAIAGALASKKLVPASAGTLPTHGPLFVTMLIGVVILVGALTFVPALALGPIVEQIQQLTQGVGR; encoded by the coding sequence GTGACGGCCAATGCCTGGCTCCAGACCGGAGTCTTCCTCATCGTCGTCGTCGGCCTCGGATGGCCGCTCGGGACTCACTTGGCGCGGGTGCTCTCGGGTGAGCGAACCTTCCTCTCCAGGCTCACGGACCCGCTCGACCGCTGGCTCCTGGCCGTGGCCGGAGTGGACCCGGACGACGAGATGAGCTGGGGACGGTATGCGACAGCGCTGCTCCTCTTCTCGGGTGCCGGGCTGGTGGTGGTGTTCCTGATGCAGCTGATGCAGGGGATGCTGCCGCTCAATCCGGATCACCTGCCTGGTGTCGGCTCGGCGCTGGCCTTCAACACTGCCGTCTCCTTCGTGACCAACACCAACTGGCAATCGTACGGTGGTGAGACGACACTCAGCTACCTGACGCAAATGCTCGCCCTCGGAGTGCAGAACTTCGTCTCGGCTGCGGCAGGAATAGCCGTGATGGCGGCGCTCCTGCGCGGCTTTGCGCGCCACTCGACACCAACGATCGGCAACTTCTGGGCGGACCTGGTCCGGATCACGACGAAGGTCCTGCTCCCGCTTGCGCTCCTGCTCGCTGTCGTGCTGGTCTCGCAGGGCGTGGTGCAGACTTTCGACGGCGCCCGCACCGCAATCACGCTCGAGTCGGGGGCGAAGCAGGCCATTGCCGTCGGCCCGGTTGCCTCGCAGGTGGCGATCAAGCAGCTCGGCACCAATGGCGGCGGCTTCTTCAACGTCAACAGCGCGCACCCGTTCGAGAATCCCACCCCGTTCAGCAACCTGCTTGAACTGGTATCGATCCTCCTCATTCCGGTGGCCTGCTGCTTCACCCTCGGCCTGATGGTGCGCGACAAGCGTCAGGGGAGGGCGATCTTCGCCGCGATGGCAGTGATCTTCGCGCTGGCAATTGCGGTCACGGTGCCGGCAGAACAGCGCGGTACTCCGGCGCTCGCGGCGGCCGGCGCCGAGCTCGCGGCGAGCGATCTCCAGTCCGGCGGCAACATGGAGGGAAAGGAAGTGCGGTTCGGGATCACCAACTCCGCGCTCTGGGCAGTCACCACCACGGCCGCGTCGAACGGTTCGGTGAATGCCATGCACGACTCCTTCACCCCGATCGGCGGCATGGTGCCGATGATCCTGATGCAGCTGGGCGAAGTGGTCTTTGGTGGCGTCGGCTCGGGCCTCTACGGCATGCTGCTCTTCGCGTTGGTGACCGTCTTCATCGGCGGCTTGATGGTCGGCCGCACGCCTGAGTACCTCGGCAAGAAGATCGAGGCCTACGAAATGAAGATGGTGATGGTAGCGATCCTGATTCCGGCGCTCGCGGTCCTCGCGGGAACCGCGCTCGGCGCCGCCCTCCCGGCGGGCCGCGCCGGCATCCTCAATCCGGGAGCGCACGGCTTCAGTGAAATCCTCTACGCTTTCTCGTCGGCGTCCAACAACAACGGCTCGGCCTTCGCCGGTCTGACGGCCAATTCCGATTTCTACAACATCCTCCTCGGGCTCGCCATGCTCGCCGGTCGCTTCATGGTCGCGGTGCCGGTGCTTGCCATCGCGGGTGCCCTCGCCTCGAAGAAGCTGGTGCCGGCCTCCGCGGGAACGCTGCCGACGCACGGCCCCCTCTTCGTCACGATGCTGATCGGAGTGGTCATCCTGGTTGGCGCGCTGACCTTCGTCCCGGCGCTCGCGCTCGGCCCGATTGTCGAACAGATCCAGCAACTCACGCAGGGAGTGGGACGATGA
- the kdpF gene encoding K(+)-transporting ATPase subunit F: MSLLLILAAIAAGLLLVYLVVALLNPERFQ, translated from the coding sequence GTGTCGCTGCTTCTCATCCTTGCTGCCATAGCTGCCGGGCTGCTCCTGGTCTACCTCGTGGTGGCCCTGCTCAACCCGGAGCGATTCCAGTGA
- a CDS encoding DUF4153 domain-containing protein yields the protein MRFPSIDILAARAVAVLQRFPWTLAAGAVTAVAAILASRHQTDASVLRVGFVAGLALPLTIALTLTSEVRRWTPVVRTGSLLAGVAVLVLFYLDWQGLNERGDGVRYLQFSAALHLAVAFLPFVAIHQRVAFWQYNRRLFLGFLKSAIFSAVIFVGVAIALGALDKLFGVHIDGDLYLDIWFVTCFVVNSWIFLSTIPDNLESLADDHEYPKALKVFAQYILTPLAFVYLLILLAYLVKIVAGAEWPNGWIGWLVASVSVTGILGYLLVEPLRSSEHEGWIRIYARWFFLGLIPAALMLLAAFWKRIEPYGLTEPRTLGMLLGIWLLGTAILFSLRPGSSIKLIPMTLSFLLLVTLFGPVSVTRLSIQSQGRRFVAMLADTDSVRGQAEASAALRFLIDRRAEGEIADRIGKPFPSVDWTRINRDGPERDTLGMKLMALAGAAYVEQGRSRINRNEFNFSYDDGQATAVEGFRWLATVNAYDTTRHVVGPDTVQALRASNGIVNVAVGHDTLHFDLHPLFAIYRDSLIIGRGVPASALRILADSGRRAGALLLRSVDGKRAADSLILSHWDGRLLFR from the coding sequence ATGCGTTTCCCGTCCATCGACATTCTCGCGGCGCGCGCCGTCGCCGTCCTCCAGCGCTTTCCGTGGACCCTCGCTGCCGGCGCCGTCACCGCTGTCGCCGCCATCCTGGCCTCCAGGCACCAGACCGATGCAAGCGTACTCCGGGTGGGGTTTGTTGCTGGCCTGGCGTTGCCACTCACCATTGCCCTCACACTCACGTCCGAGGTCCGGCGCTGGACTCCGGTTGTGCGTACCGGGTCGTTGCTCGCGGGCGTGGCTGTGCTGGTGCTCTTCTATCTCGACTGGCAGGGCCTCAACGAGCGAGGCGATGGCGTCCGCTACCTGCAATTTTCCGCGGCACTTCACCTCGCCGTGGCATTCCTGCCGTTCGTGGCGATTCATCAGCGTGTCGCCTTCTGGCAATACAATCGACGGCTCTTTCTCGGGTTCCTGAAGTCGGCAATCTTCTCGGCGGTGATCTTCGTCGGGGTCGCGATCGCGCTCGGCGCGCTCGACAAGCTCTTTGGTGTTCACATCGACGGTGATCTCTATCTCGATATCTGGTTCGTCACCTGCTTTGTCGTGAACAGCTGGATCTTCCTCTCCACCATTCCCGACAACCTCGAGTCCCTCGCCGACGACCACGAGTACCCCAAGGCCCTCAAGGTCTTTGCCCAGTACATCCTGACGCCGCTGGCGTTCGTCTACCTGCTGATCCTGCTCGCCTACCTCGTGAAAATTGTCGCCGGCGCGGAGTGGCCCAATGGCTGGATCGGCTGGCTGGTGGCGAGTGTGTCGGTCACCGGAATACTCGGGTACCTGCTTGTAGAGCCGCTGCGATCCAGTGAACACGAAGGCTGGATCCGGATCTACGCGCGCTGGTTCTTTCTTGGCCTGATTCCGGCCGCGCTCATGCTCCTTGCCGCCTTCTGGAAGCGCATCGAACCGTACGGACTCACCGAGCCGCGCACGCTGGGCATGTTGCTGGGAATCTGGCTGCTGGGCACTGCCATCCTCTTCTCGCTCCGGCCCGGCAGCAGCATCAAGCTGATTCCGATGACGCTCTCCTTCCTGTTGCTGGTCACGCTGTTCGGTCCTGTGAGTGTCACGCGTCTTTCGATTCAGAGTCAGGGACGACGCTTTGTCGCCATGCTTGCGGACACCGACTCGGTGCGCGGCCAGGCCGAGGCGAGTGCGGCCCTCCGGTTCCTCATCGACCGGCGCGCCGAGGGTGAAATCGCCGATCGCATCGGGAAGCCCTTCCCGAGTGTGGACTGGACACGCATCAACCGGGATGGGCCGGAGCGAGACACCCTGGGCATGAAGCTCATGGCGCTAGCCGGCGCGGCGTACGTCGAGCAAGGGCGTTCGCGGATCAATCGCAACGAATTCAACTTCTCCTACGATGATGGTCAGGCCACCGCGGTCGAAGGCTTCCGGTGGCTCGCCACCGTGAACGCCTACGACACCACACGCCACGTGGTCGGGCCCGATACCGTGCAAGCGCTCCGCGCCAGCAATGGCATCGTCAATGTCGCTGTTGGTCACGACACACTCCACTTCGACCTGCATCCACTCTTCGCGATCTATCGCGACTCGCTCATCATCGGCCGCGGCGTGCCAGCCAGCGCGTTACGCATTCTCGCCGATTCGGGCCGCCGGGCCGGCGCCCTCCTCCTCAGGTCGGTCGACGGCAAACGCGCCGCCGATTCGCTGATCCTGAGCCATTGGGATGGGCGGCTGCTTTTCCGATAG